In the genome of Sciurus carolinensis chromosome 3, mSciCar1.2, whole genome shotgun sequence, one region contains:
- the Dhrs11 gene encoding dehydrogenase/reductase SDR family member 11 isoform X1, translating into MARAGMERWRGRLALVTGASGGIGAAVARALVQQGLKVVGCARTVGNIEELAAECKSAGYPGTLIPYRCDLSNEEDILSMFSAVRSQHGGVDICINNAGLARPDTLLSGSTSGWKNMFNVNVLALSICTREAYQSMKERNVDDGHIININSMSGHRVLPNSMTHFYSATKYTVTALTEGLRQELREAQTHIRATCISPGVVETQFAFKLHDKDPEKAAATYGIMKCLKPEDVAEAVIYVLSSPPHVQVSLALTFHPLEEPNYPHRRGAGRP; encoded by the exons ATGGCCAGAGCCGGCATGGAGCGGTGGCGCGGCCGGCTGGCCCTGGTGACTGGAGCCTCGGGGGGCATCGGCGCGGCGGTAGCCCGGGCCTTGGTCCAGCAGGGACTGAAGGTGGTGGGTTGTGCCCGCACCGTGGGCAACATTGAG GAGCTGGCTGCTGAATGTAAGAGTGCAGGCTACCCCGGGACTTTGATCCCCTACAGATGTGACCTGTCAAATGAGGAGGACATCCTCTCCATGTTCTCAGCTGTCCGCTCTCAGCACGGCGGTGTGGACATCTGTATCAACAATGCTGGCCTGGCCCGGCCCGACACCCTGCTCTCAGGCAGCACCAGCGGTTGGAAGAACATGTTCAAC GTAAACGTGCTGGCTCTCAGCATCTGCACAAGGGAGGCCTACCAGTCCATGAAGGAGCGGAATGTGGATGATGGGCACATCATTAACATCAACAG CATGTCTGGCCACCGAGTCCTACCCAACTCCATGACCCATTTCTATAGTGCGACCAAGTACACTGTCACCGCACTGACTGAGGGATTGAGGCAAGAGCTTCGGGAGGCCCAGACCCACATTCGAGCCACG TGCATCTCTCCAGGTGTGGTGGAGACACAATTTGCCTTCAAACTCCATGACAAGGACCCTGAAAAAGCAGCTGCTACTTATGGAATCATGAAG TGTCTCAAACCTGAGGATGTGGCTGAGGCTGTCATCTATGTTCTCAGCAGCCCCCCACATGTCCAGGTAAGTCTGGCTTTGACTTTCCACCCGCTGGAGGAGCCCAACTATCCCCACAGGAGGGGAGCAGGGAGGCCTTAA
- the Dhrs11 gene encoding dehydrogenase/reductase SDR family member 11 isoform X2: MARAGMERWRGRLALVTGASGGIGAAVARALVQQGLKVVGCARTVGNIEELAAECKSAGYPGTLIPYRCDLSNEEDILSMFSAVRSQHGGVDICINNAGLARPDTLLSGSTSGWKNMFNVNVLALSICTREAYQSMKERNVDDGHIININSMSGHRVLPNSMTHFYSATKYTVTALTEGLRQELREAQTHIRATCISPGVVETQFAFKLHDKDPEKAAATYGIMKCLKPEDVAEAVIYVLSSPPHVQIGDIQMRPTEQVA; the protein is encoded by the exons ATGGCCAGAGCCGGCATGGAGCGGTGGCGCGGCCGGCTGGCCCTGGTGACTGGAGCCTCGGGGGGCATCGGCGCGGCGGTAGCCCGGGCCTTGGTCCAGCAGGGACTGAAGGTGGTGGGTTGTGCCCGCACCGTGGGCAACATTGAG GAGCTGGCTGCTGAATGTAAGAGTGCAGGCTACCCCGGGACTTTGATCCCCTACAGATGTGACCTGTCAAATGAGGAGGACATCCTCTCCATGTTCTCAGCTGTCCGCTCTCAGCACGGCGGTGTGGACATCTGTATCAACAATGCTGGCCTGGCCCGGCCCGACACCCTGCTCTCAGGCAGCACCAGCGGTTGGAAGAACATGTTCAAC GTAAACGTGCTGGCTCTCAGCATCTGCACAAGGGAGGCCTACCAGTCCATGAAGGAGCGGAATGTGGATGATGGGCACATCATTAACATCAACAG CATGTCTGGCCACCGAGTCCTACCCAACTCCATGACCCATTTCTATAGTGCGACCAAGTACACTGTCACCGCACTGACTGAGGGATTGAGGCAAGAGCTTCGGGAGGCCCAGACCCACATTCGAGCCACG TGCATCTCTCCAGGTGTGGTGGAGACACAATTTGCCTTCAAACTCCATGACAAGGACCCTGAAAAAGCAGCTGCTACTTATGGAATCATGAAG TGTCTCAAACCTGAGGATGTGGCTGAGGCTGTCATCTATGTTCTCAGCAGCCCCCCACATGTCCAG ATTGGAGACATCCAGATGAGGCCCACAGAGCAGGTGGCCTAG